CGATGTGGGGACCCGTACAGTTGTCCCCGCCCTGCGTGCGCTGGGCGTCCGTTCGCTGAACCTGGTGGTCGCCACCCACGCGGATACCGATCACATCGAGGGCCTCTCCGGCGTGCTCCGCGCCGTGCCTGTCGGGGAACTGTGGATCGGGCAGCGCAAGACGGATGATCCGGTGCTGAACGAACTCCTCACCGTCGCCCGTGAGCAAGGCGTGCCCGTGCGCGAGGTGCGGCGCGGCGACCGGGTGAGCCGGGACGGCGTGACCCTCACGGTCCTCTGGCCGAGGGGGAACGTCTGGTCCACGGAGGACAACGACAACAGCGTGGCGCTCACCGTCGAATCCCACGGCTTCCGCGCGGCCCTCCTGGGTGATCTCCCCAACCCCGCCGAGGCGCAGGTCGGCGTGGGCGACCTCGATCTGCTGAAGGCCGCGCACCACGGCAGCCGTTACAGCACCGGGGAGGCCATTCTGAAGGAAAGCACGCCGCACGACGTGCTGATCAGCGTCGGGCGCAATACCTACGGCCACCCGCACCCGGACGTGCTGAAACGGATCGGGGCGAGCGGCGCGCAGGTCTGGCGGACGGATCGACTGGGAACGGTGCGCTGGCCGCTGCCGTGAGCGTCAGCGTTCGACCAGAACCTGCCGCCCCTCCCGCGCCGCCGTGAACAGCGCGTCCAGCACCCGCGCCTGGCACACCGCGTCCTCCGGCGGATAGAGGGCCGCCTCCTCGCCCCGTGCCGCCCGCTGGAAATGCGTGACCATCGCGGCGTAGCCGTCATGCGGCGCGAATGTCTCGGTGCGTTCGCCCGCCGCAGTTTGGACCCGGAAGCTCAATTCAGTCTCCGTCCTGCTGCGGAAGACCCCGGTCATCTCCAGGGTCCCCGCCGTGCCCACCACCATCAGGCGCTGCGTGGGCGGATTGCCCCAGTCGAAGGCGCAGTCGAGGCTGGCGAGGGCCTGCCCGAAGTTCAGCGTGCCGCTCAGCCCCAGGTCCACCCCTCCCGCCGTCCAGCGGGCCTGCGCCGTGACGCTCTCCGGCTCGCCCAGCAGCAGGCGCGCGAGGTTCACCAGATAGCAGCCCACGTCGTAGAGGGCGCCGCCCCCCTTCTCCGCCTCCCAGCGGAAGTCGTCGGGCCGCATCAGCCCGAAGCCGAAGGCCCCCCGGTAAGCCAGCACTTCGCCCAGTTCGCCACCCGCCACGATCTCCCGCAGCCGCGTCACATGCGGCTGAAAGCGGTACGCGAAGGCTTCCAGCAGCACCCGCCCGCTCCGGGCCGCCGTGTCTGCGAGAAGCTGCGCCTCGCCCGCGTTCAGGCAGAGCGGTTTTTCCGTCAGCGCGTGCTTTCCGGCCCGCAGCGCCGCCTGGGTCCAGGGCCGGTGCGCGTCGTTCGGGAGGGGATTGTAGACCGCCTGCACGTCCGACGCCATCACGTCGTCATACGTGCCCATGTGCGGAATGCCCCACTCCTCGGCAAACGCCCGCGCCCGTTCCGAGTGCGGGTCGCGGACCCCCAGCACCGCCACCTCGCCGCCCGCCACGCGAATCGCGGGAATCAGTGCCCTCGCGATCCGTGCCGCGCCCAGAATGCCCCAGGTAAAGGTCGTCATAGGGGCAGCGTACCCGGAAAAAGGAAAAGGCCCACCGGGATTTCCCCGGCAGGCCCCTCCTTCGGCAGGTGCTTACTCGCCCTGCTTCTCCGTGTCGGTGTTGCTGGTGCTTTCGCCCTGGTCCTTCTTGTCGCCGCCCAGGCCGAACTGCGCGAAGAGGTCGGCGTACACGTCGCCCAGCTTCGTGCTGATCTTGCCGCCCTGAGAAGCGTCCTTGGCGTTGTAGTTGTAGTCGGCCCCGCCGCCGCGGCCACCGCGCCCGCCGCTGCGGCCGCCCTGACCGCCGCCACCGCTGTAGCGGTCGCTGCGCGTGCCGCCGCCCTGGCTGACGTAGTCACGCACCGGGCCACCGCCGCCGAGCGCACGGCGACGCGAGAGGCTCGCGCGCTGCTCGACGGGATCGATGTTCAGGATCACGGCCTCAATCTCGTCGCCCTTCTTGAAGAGGTCGGCGGGGTTGTTCACGCGCTGCGTGTCGAGTTCGCTGATGTGGATCAGCCCCTCGATGCCCTCCTCGATCTCCATGAACACGCCGAAGTCGGTCATGCCGGTGATCTTGCCCTTGACGGGCGTGCCGGGCGGGTAACGGTCGGGCAGCGCGCTCCACGGATCGTCCGTGGTCTGCCGGATGCCCAGGCTGATGCGCCGGTCCTTGGGGTCGATCCGCAGGATGACGGCCTCGACCTCGTCGCCTTCCTTCAGCACCTCGTTGGGGTGACGGACGCGCTTGGTCCAGCTCATCTCGCTGACGTGGACCAGCCCTTCCAGGCCGGGTTCCAACTCGACGAAGGCGCCGAAGTTGGTGAGGTTGGTGACCTTGCCCTTGACGCGCTGGCCGATGTGGTACTTCTCGACCGCGCCTTCCCAGGGGTCCTGGGTCAGCGACTTCATGGAGAGGTTGATGCGCTCGCGGCCCTCGTCCACGTCGATGACCTGGACCTGCACCTTGTCGCCCACCTTGACCACGTCGCGGGGGTGGTTGAAGCGGCCGAAGGTCAGCTCGGAGCGGTGCACCAGGCCGTCGATGCCGCCCAGGTTCACGAACACGCCGAAGTCGGTGATCTCGACGACTTCACCCTCGAACTGGGCGCCGGGCACCAGCTTGCCCATCGTCTGCTCGCGCGCCTGGGCCTTCTGGGCTTCCATGATCGCGCGGTGGCTGATGATGACGCGGTTGCGCTTGCGGTTCAGCTCGATCAGCTTCACCATCAGCGGCTTGCCGACGTAGGGGTCCAGGTCGTTCACCCTGCGGGTGTCCACCTGGGAAGCGGGCAGGAACGCCCGGATGCCCTCGACCTGCGCCACAAGACCGCCGCGCACCTTCTCCAGCACCTCGACCTCGAAGGCCTCGTCGTTCTCCTGCATCTTTTCCAGCACGCGCCAACCCTTGTCCTGGTCGGCCCGCTTCTTGGAAAGGACGATCTGGTTGTTCGCGAGGTCCACCCGCACGACGTACGCCTCGATCTGGTCACCGGGCTTGTACATCTGCTGGGCCTGCTCCAGCGTGACGGGTTCGTCGGCGATCTGGTTGAGGGGAATGGTGCCCTCCACCTTGGCCCCGATGTCCACCGCGATGCCCTCGTTGCCGATAAACACGACGGTGCCGTCCACGATGTCGCCCCGGCTGACCGACTGGTGTTCGGTCGCCTCGCTGGCGAGAACGTCCTCCATGGTCATCTCGGGGTACTCGCGGTCTTCCGGGCGGCTGGCCGGGGTCGGCGCAGGCTGCGCCTGCTGGCTGCCCGGCTGATCGGTCGCGGTCTGCCCCGCGTTGTTCTGCGCGGTGCTGGTCTGCTCGGTGCCCGGCATGGGCTGAGTGGTCCCGCCCTCTGCGGCGGGGGTCTGGGTCTGGTCTTCCATGAACTCCTGTCCTCCTGGGTGCCCACTCTTGTCGTGCGGGCGCCACGTAACCTGCGCTCTAGCGCGGAAACGCCTCAGTGTACCACCGCCGATTGGGGGGGGCAAGCGCGGTCTGAACGTGGTCCATTCGATATTCAGCAACTTTGGAAAGCCTGGCGGCGTGGTCCTGCGCTGCGGTGACGGTTGACGGGGCCAGGGGAGGCGGCTATACTCCCTCACGCTCACCTCCGGGTGCGGCGGCCAGAGATGACGTTGGGGCATCGTCTAATGGCAGGACGACGGTTTCTGGCACCGTTAATCAAGGTTCGAGTCCTTGTGCCCCAGCCAACCGAAGAACCCCGCCTAGTGCGGGGTTTTTTCATGTCTCCATTTCCGGGTTAACGGCCTTTTCCGGGCTTGCGCTGTAATAGCGCTGTAGTAGGCTATTCCAGGTCAGTCTGCGGCCTCCTGGCACCCCTCAACCCAGGCGTCCTCCTCGTCCTCAAGGGGAGTCATGGAGCCCACTTCCAGGGGCAGGGGTGGTTGCTGCTGTTCAAAGGGGTCGACCAGGTATTCATCACGCTCCGCATCCAGAACGTGGCGGTAGACCGGGAGGGTGATGGTCACATCGCTGTGCCCCAGGTTGCGGCTGATGACCTCAATGGGCACCCTCCGGCGCGCCAGGGTGGTGGCATAGGTGTGGCGCAGCAGAGGGGTTAAGTGCGGACTCGACGACTTTGCGGTCGCCCGGACTGACCCGGCCTGGAGGCGAAGGGGACCTGCCCGGCCTGCTACCATTGCGGGCGGTATGGAACGCACCTTTGCCATGATCAAGCCCGACGGCGTCCGACGGGGTCTGACGCCCGAGATTCTCGCCCGCATCCAGAAGAAGGGCTACCGCGTGGTCGGCCTCAAGCAGATGCTGATTCCCCGCGAGGTCGCCGAAACGCACTACGGCGAACACCGCGAGCGGCCCTTCTTCGGGGAACTGGTGGACTTCATCACCGGCGGCCCGGTCGTCGCCATCGCGCTGGAAGGCGAGAACGCCATCGCGGGCTGGCGCGCGATGATGGGCGCCACCAACCCCGCCAACGCCGCCCCCGGCACCATCCGCGCCGACTACGCCACCACCACCGGCGAGAACGTCACGCACGGCAGCGACTCCCCCGAGAGCGCCGCGCGGGA
The window above is part of the Deinococcus metallilatus genome. Proteins encoded here:
- a CDS encoding Gfo/Idh/MocA family protein, producing MTTFTWGILGAARIARALIPAIRVAGGEVAVLGVRDPHSERARAFAEEWGIPHMGTYDDVMASDVQAVYNPLPNDAHRPWTQAALRAGKHALTEKPLCLNAGEAQLLADTAARSGRVLLEAFAYRFQPHVTRLREIVAGGELGEVLAYRGAFGFGLMRPDDFRWEAEKGGGALYDVGCYLVNLARLLLGEPESVTAQARWTAGGVDLGLSGTLNFGQALASLDCAFDWGNPPTQRLMVVGTAGTLEMTGVFRSRTETELSFRVQTAAGERTETFAPHDGYAAMVTHFQRAARGEEAALYPPEDAVCQARVLDALFTAAREGRQVLVER
- the ndk gene encoding nucleoside-diphosphate kinase yields the protein MERTFAMIKPDGVRRGLTPEILARIQKKGYRVVGLKQMLIPREVAETHYGEHRERPFFGELVDFITGGPVVAIALEGENAIAGWRAMMGATNPANAAPGTIRADYATTTGENVTHGSDSPESAARELALFFGDGELLK
- a CDS encoding 30S ribosomal protein S1, giving the protein MEDQTQTPAAEGGTTQPMPGTEQTSTAQNNAGQTATDQPGSQQAQPAPTPASRPEDREYPEMTMEDVLASEATEHQSVSRGDIVDGTVVFIGNEGIAVDIGAKVEGTIPLNQIADEPVTLEQAQQMYKPGDQIEAYVVRVDLANNQIVLSKKRADQDKGWRVLEKMQENDEAFEVEVLEKVRGGLVAQVEGIRAFLPASQVDTRRVNDLDPYVGKPLMVKLIELNRKRNRVIISHRAIMEAQKAQAREQTMGKLVPGAQFEGEVVEITDFGVFVNLGGIDGLVHRSELTFGRFNHPRDVVKVGDKVQVQVIDVDEGRERINLSMKSLTQDPWEGAVEKYHIGQRVKGKVTNLTNFGAFVELEPGLEGLVHVSEMSWTKRVRHPNEVLKEGDEVEAVILRIDPKDRRISLGIRQTTDDPWSALPDRYPPGTPVKGKITGMTDFGVFMEIEEGIEGLIHISELDTQRVNNPADLFKKGDEIEAVILNIDPVEQRASLSRRRALGGGGPVRDYVSQGGGTRSDRYSGGGGQGGRSGGRGGRGGGADYNYNAKDASQGGKISTKLGDVYADLFAQFGLGGDKKDQGESTSNTDTEKQGE